One Parageobacillus sp. KH3-4 genomic region harbors:
- a CDS encoding VOC family protein, which translates to MIKGLYEAHLPVSNLSNSIDFYKNLGLEVAYQSEKLAFLWIEKGSSWLGLWETDKVKTPYHPSLRHIAFKVDLEDIKQAKEWLEQKGISVRTSFGFPPEKQPLVLPNNPQAHAAIYFDDPDGNSIELITPLRLDVEEDFEMMTLEEWFNKKK; encoded by the coding sequence ATGATAAAGGGATTGTATGAAGCACATTTGCCAGTAAGTAATCTTTCAAATTCGATAGATTTCTATAAGAATTTAGGGTTAGAGGTTGCTTACCAAAGTGAAAAATTAGCTTTTCTCTGGATTGAAAAAGGAAGCAGTTGGTTAGGACTTTGGGAAACTGACAAAGTAAAAACACCTTATCATCCCTCATTAAGACATATTGCGTTTAAAGTTGATTTGGAAGACATTAAACAAGCGAAAGAATGGTTAGAGCAGAAAGGAATTTCGGTGCGAACATCTTTTGGCTTTCCTCCTGAAAAACAACCTCTTGTATTACCTAATAATCCACAAGCACATGCAGCAATTTATTTTGATGACCCAGATGGAAACTCAATTGAGCTAATTACACCTTTACGATTGGATGTCGAAGAAGATTTTGAAATGATGACGTTAGAAGAATGGTTCAATAAAAAGAAATAA
- a CDS encoding N-acetylmuramoyl-L-alanine amidase, which translates to MVKIFIDPGHGGTDPGAVGNRLQEKNVTLQIATRIRDILLAEYDNVSIRMSRTGDQTVSLTERTTAANAWGADFYLSVHINSGGGTGYEDYVYPGVGAPTTIYQKNIHEEIIKLVDFSDRGMKQANFHVLRETSMPAVLTENGFIDHADDAAKLKSSSFIENIARGHVNGIVRSFGLSRKSAGTLYKVQIGAFSVKANADNLAAEAKAKGFDAYVSYKDGLYKVQIGAFANLENAEQLAEKAKAAGFEAIIVQE; encoded by the coding sequence ATAGATTACAGGAAAAGAATGTAACACTGCAAATTGCTACACGGATTCGAGATATTTTGTTAGCTGAATATGATAATGTTTCGATTCGAATGAGCCGCACTGGTGATCAAACGGTCAGTTTAACAGAACGAACAACTGCAGCTAATGCATGGGGAGCCGATTTTTACCTTTCCGTCCATATTAACTCTGGCGGAGGAACTGGATATGAAGATTATGTTTATCCAGGTGTCGGGGCCCCAACAACAATCTACCAAAAAAACATTCACGAAGAGATTATAAAGTTAGTGGATTTTTCTGATCGTGGAATGAAGCAAGCGAACTTTCATGTTTTAAGAGAAACCAGCATGCCCGCAGTTCTCACTGAAAATGGTTTTATTGATCATGCAGACGATGCAGCGAAACTGAAAAGCAGTTCATTTATTGAAAACATTGCTCGCGGTCATGTCAATGGTATCGTTCGATCTTTCGGATTGTCGAGAAAAAGCGCAGGAACGCTTTATAAAGTGCAGATTGGTGCTTTTAGCGTGAAAGCAAATGCAGATAATTTAGCTGCAGAAGCAAAAGCAAAAGGATTCGATGCATATGTAAGCTATAAAGATGGATTATATAAAGTGCAAATTGGTGCATTCGCCAATCTTGAAAACGCAGAACAACTGGCAGAAAAAGCAAAAGCTGCAGGATTTGAGGCGATAATTGTTCAAGAATAA